Proteins encoded within one genomic window of Pseudorasbora parva isolate DD20220531a chromosome 3, ASM2467924v1, whole genome shotgun sequence:
- the slc25a11 gene encoding mitochondrial 2-oxoglutarate/malate carrier protein: protein MAAVTGKPKTSPKSIKFLFGGLAGMGATVFVQPLDLVKNRMQLSGQGSKAREYKTSFHALASILRNEGVGGIYTGLSAGLLRQATYTTTRLGIYTILFERMSKADGTPPNFLMKALIGMTAGATGAFVGTPAEVALIRMTADGRLPPEQRRGYTNVFNALMRITREEGVTTLWRGCIPTMARAVVVNAAQLASYSQSKQALLDSGYFGDDILCHFCASMISGLVTTAASMPVDIVKTRIQNMRMIDGKPEYKNGLDVLVKVIRNEGFFSLWKGFTPYYARLGPHTVLTFIFLEQMNKFYKVYFLDS, encoded by the exons ATGGCAGCGGTCACGGGCAAGCCCAAAACCTCGCCCAAATCTATTAAGTTTCTCTTCGGTGGCTTAGCTGG GATGGGTGCAACAGTGTTTGTGCAGCCGTTGGACTTGGTGAAGAATCGGATGCAGTTGAGCGGTCAGGGCTCCAAGGCTCGTGAGTACAAGACCAGCTTTCATGCCCTGGCCAGCATCCTGCGCAATGAGGGAGTCGGCGGCATCTACACCGG GCTTTCGGCGGGTCTGTTGAGACAGGCTACCTACACCACAACCCGCTTGGGCATCTACACCATCCTGTTTGAGCGGATGTCCAAAGCAGACGGCACACCTCCCAACTTCCTCATGAAGGCTTTGATCGGAATGACGGCTGGGGCCACGGGGGCGTTCGTTGGGACTCCAGCTGAGGTGGCGCTCATTCGAATGACGGCTGATGGGAG GTTGCCTCCAGAGCAAAGGAGGGGTTACACAAACGTCTTCAATGCCCTCATGAGAATCACTAGAGAGGAAGGAGTCACCACACTCTGgagg GGATGCATACCCACCATGGCCAGAGCAGTTGTTGTGAACGCTGCCCAACTTGCTTCATATTCCCAGTCCAAACAAGCGCTGTTGGACTCTG GATATTTTGGAGATGATATCCTGTGTCATTTCTGTGCTAGTATGATCAGTGGACTGGTCACCACCGCTGCCTCCATGCCAGTAGATATTGTTAAAACCAG AATCCAGAACATGAGAATGATTGATGGGAAGCCGGAGTACAAGAATGGTTTG GATGTATTGGTGAAGGTCATAAGGAACGAAGGATTCTTCAGTCTGTGGAAGGGTTTTACTCCTTATTACGCTCGTCTTGGTCCGCACACGGTTCTTACCTTCATCTTCCTGGAGCAGATGAACAAGTTCTACAAGGTCTATTTCCTTGACTCCTAG